The following proteins are co-located in the Ketogulonicigenium robustum genome:
- the uvrB gene encoding excinuclease ABC subunit UvrB — protein MHNNNPEQMPMMYSTPQRREKLEGGKRFKLHTNFDPAGDQPTAIAELVEGVNAGEHDQVLLGATGTGKTFTMAQVIERTQRPAIILAHNKTLAAQLYGEFKNFFPENAVEYFVSYYDYYQPEAYVPRTDTFIEKESQINEQIDRMRHSATRALLERDDVIIVASVSCIYGIGSVETYSAMTQDLFVGQNYDMRQVINDLVAQQYKRNDQAFFRGSFRVRGDLLEVWPAHLEDRAWRMSFFGEELESIIEFDPLTGQKTDAFTQIRIYANSHYVTPRPTMNQAVIGIKNELRQRLDQLTDQGKLLEAQRLEQRTRFDLEMLEATGVCNGIENYSRYLTGRAPGEPPPTLFEFIPDNAIVFADESHVTVPQIGAMYRGDFRRKTTLAEHGFRLPSCMDNRPLKFEEWDAMRPQTVFVSATPGPWEMGQTGGVFAEQVIRPTGLLDPVIDIRPIEMQVDDLLSEIRKVSAAGMRTLATVLTKRMAEDLTEYLHEQGIRVRYMHSDIDTIERIEILRDLRLGAFDVLVGINLLREGLDIPECGLVAILDADKEGFLRSETSLVQTIGRAARNAEGRVIMYADRITGSMQRALAETDRRRQKQIAYNEEHGITPQTVKKNVEDVLFGTFAGDTDMARVTATIKPGKGGNLQAVLDGLRADMRKAAENLEFEEAARMRDEIKRLETVALTIADDPLARQTDVDEAVEDAKKAGGRSTAGRAGQRGGNKRSKRK, from the coding sequence ATGCACAACAACAATCCCGAACAGATGCCGATGATGTATTCCACCCCGCAGCGCCGCGAAAAGCTGGAGGGTGGCAAGCGTTTCAAGCTGCACACCAACTTTGACCCCGCAGGTGATCAGCCGACGGCCATTGCCGAATTGGTCGAGGGCGTCAACGCAGGCGAGCATGATCAGGTTTTGTTGGGTGCGACCGGCACGGGTAAAACGTTTACCATGGCGCAAGTCATCGAACGCACGCAGCGCCCTGCGATCATTCTAGCCCATAACAAGACGCTGGCCGCGCAGCTTTATGGCGAGTTTAAGAACTTCTTCCCCGAAAACGCCGTCGAATATTTTGTCAGCTATTACGACTACTACCAACCCGAGGCTTACGTCCCGCGCACCGATACCTTTATCGAGAAGGAATCACAGATCAACGAACAGATCGACCGGATGCGCCACTCGGCCACGCGCGCGCTGCTCGAGCGGGATGACGTGATCATCGTCGCCTCGGTCTCGTGTATCTACGGTATCGGATCGGTCGAGACCTATTCTGCGATGACGCAAGACCTGTTCGTCGGCCAGAATTACGATATGCGGCAGGTGATCAACGATCTGGTAGCGCAACAATACAAGCGCAACGATCAGGCGTTTTTCCGCGGCAGCTTCCGCGTGCGGGGCGACCTGCTGGAAGTCTGGCCCGCCCACTTGGAAGATCGCGCGTGGCGGATGTCGTTTTTCGGCGAGGAACTGGAATCGATCATCGAATTCGACCCCCTGACAGGCCAGAAAACCGATGCGTTCACGCAGATCCGCATTTACGCGAACAGCCACTATGTCACGCCGCGCCCGACGATGAACCAAGCCGTCATCGGTATCAAAAACGAACTGCGCCAGCGTCTTGACCAATTGACCGACCAAGGCAAGCTGCTCGAGGCCCAGCGGCTGGAGCAACGCACCCGCTTTGATCTGGAGATGCTCGAGGCCACCGGCGTTTGCAACGGGATCGAGAACTACAGCCGCTACCTGACCGGCCGCGCCCCCGGCGAACCGCCGCCCACGCTGTTTGAATTTATTCCCGACAATGCCATCGTATTTGCCGATGAAAGCCACGTCACCGTGCCGCAAATCGGGGCGATGTATCGGGGGGACTTCCGCCGTAAGACGACGCTGGCCGAACACGGATTCCGCCTTCCTAGTTGCATGGATAACCGCCCCCTGAAGTTCGAGGAATGGGACGCGATGCGGCCGCAGACCGTTTTCGTCTCGGCGACGCCAGGCCCGTGGGAGATGGGGCAGACGGGCGGAGTATTCGCCGAACAGGTGATCCGCCCGACGGGACTGCTCGATCCGGTCATCGACATCCGGCCCATCGAAATGCAGGTCGACGATCTGCTGTCCGAAATCCGCAAGGTTTCGGCTGCGGGCATGCGCACCTTGGCGACAGTGCTGACCAAGCGCATGGCCGAAGACCTGACCGAATACCTGCACGAGCAGGGCATCCGCGTGCGTTACATGCACAGCGACATCGATACCATTGAGCGTATTGAGATTTTGCGCGACCTGCGTCTAGGGGCGTTCGATGTTTTGGTCGGCATCAACCTGCTACGCGAGGGGCTGGATATCCCCGAATGTGGTTTGGTCGCCATTCTGGATGCCGATAAAGAAGGGTTCCTGCGCAGCGAAACATCGCTGGTGCAAACAATCGGCCGCGCCGCACGTAACGCCGAAGGCCGCGTGATCATGTATGCCGATCGCATCACTGGCAGCATGCAGCGCGCCTTGGCCGAAACTGATCGCCGCCGCCAAAAGCAGATCGCCTATAACGAAGAACACGGCATCACGCCGCAAACGGTGAAGAAAAACGTCGAGGACGTTTTGTTCGGCACCTTCGCAGGCGACACCGACATGGCGCGCGTTACAGCGACGATCAAACCCGGTAAAGGCGGTAACTTGCAGGCGGTTCTGGATGGTCTGCGGGCCGATATGCGCAAAGCCGCCGAGAACCTTGAGTTCGAGGAAGCGGCGCGGATGCGGGATGAGATCAAGCGCCTTGAAACCGTCGCGCTGACCATTGCCGACGACCCCCTGGCGCGTCAGACCGACGTGGATGAGGCTGTCGAAGACGCCAAGAAGGCGGGCGGTCGGTCGACTGCTGGGCGGGCTGGCCAGCGGGGCGGCAACAAGCGCAGCAAGCGTAAGTAG
- a CDS encoding ribonuclease H family protein, which translates to MTNITTRDDQPVQSQTRIEIYTDGSCIGNPSRFAGYGAVLLRLDAADNIINRREISGRADGETTNIRMEMTAVCVALEAINPNSAEPITVLSDADIISKAMNGWLAKWKLAGWRKANGKPVENRDLWERLDKAVSGRSVTFKWVRGHNGTEHNERADALAHRQARKAERLAA; encoded by the coding sequence ATGACCAACATCACCACCCGCGATGACCAGCCCGTCCAGAGCCAGACTCGCATAGAGATTTACACGGACGGCTCCTGCATCGGTAATCCCAGCAGGTTTGCCGGATATGGTGCGGTGCTGCTACGGCTCGACGCGGCCGACAATATCATCAACAGGCGCGAGATCAGCGGTCGAGCGGATGGAGAGACAACGAACATCCGCATGGAAATGACGGCGGTCTGCGTTGCGCTGGAAGCAATCAATCCGAACTCTGCAGAACCGATCACCGTTCTGTCTGACGCCGACATCATCAGCAAAGCTATGAACGGATGGCTGGCCAAGTGGAAACTGGCGGGCTGGCGCAAAGCCAACGGAAAGCCAGTCGAAAATCGTGACCTTTGGGAGCGCCTCGACAAGGCTGTGTCGGGGCGCAGTGTCACGTTCAAATGGGTGCGTGGCCACAATGGAACCGAGCATAACGAACGTGCCGACGCCCTTGCCCACCGCCAAGCCCGCAAAGCCGAACGGTTGGCCGCGTAA
- a CDS encoding site-specific integrase, which produces MAGITKKAGQRYLVLRHNRWWFRRAIPARCQASLGLGVTYSINLETSDLTTAQRRRNELERTTSALFEDILAGKPADTAQLTARAQGLLYRETLAELEDDDHGDPDSPISAYDAALWSLDATVDAFKDQDDRDAFLGALHGRETVDAHLESYLKTADFAAKTRNDRRGSLAQFARWAADQRPALTIDRIGRKQAGTYVSKVIDEMHPATQKKHLSALRGYWRWLAARGHVKLPTGELMTSGWPWDGQQVLRRGKRAERGGRDEERAFTGQEIALLLNSQPPKGMSPDHLPAIQDALRISLLSGMRMAEILTLWVEEVREDKDGLTFDIQQGKTEAAARPVPVHSTLLDIVRRRTAGKDGKAWLFEELQSERDAGDTFSKRFARYRKALGVDEVREGKRRSLVNFHSARRWFATAADRAGQQEAVIKDVIGHVPDRKNVTRASYIARSSAAQMRACVEAVALPEVA; this is translated from the coding sequence GTGGCAGGAATAACGAAAAAAGCAGGGCAGCGCTATCTCGTTCTGCGGCATAATCGCTGGTGGTTCCGCCGTGCGATTCCCGCGCGCTGTCAGGCCTCTCTCGGGCTTGGAGTAACTTACTCCATCAACCTCGAAACGTCGGACCTCACGACCGCCCAGCGCCGTCGCAACGAACTGGAGAGAACGACCTCGGCGCTCTTTGAGGACATCCTAGCAGGGAAGCCCGCAGACACCGCACAGCTCACCGCTCGCGCCCAAGGGTTGCTCTACCGCGAGACACTGGCTGAACTTGAAGATGACGATCACGGCGACCCAGACAGCCCCATTAGCGCCTATGACGCTGCCCTATGGTCGCTGGACGCAACCGTCGATGCATTCAAGGATCAAGATGACCGCGACGCCTTCTTGGGGGCTCTCCACGGACGCGAGACCGTTGACGCGCACCTAGAATCCTACCTGAAGACAGCAGACTTCGCAGCAAAGACACGGAACGACCGGCGTGGAAGCCTTGCCCAGTTTGCTCGCTGGGCCGCAGATCAACGTCCTGCCCTGACCATTGACAGGATCGGACGGAAACAGGCGGGCACGTATGTGTCCAAGGTCATCGACGAGATGCACCCAGCGACCCAAAAAAAGCACCTTTCGGCCCTACGCGGGTATTGGCGCTGGTTAGCTGCGCGGGGGCATGTAAAGCTGCCCACGGGCGAGCTTATGACGTCTGGGTGGCCTTGGGATGGTCAGCAGGTGTTGCGCCGTGGCAAGCGCGCTGAGCGCGGCGGTCGTGACGAGGAACGCGCATTCACCGGCCAAGAGATTGCACTGCTGCTGAACAGCCAACCGCCTAAAGGAATGAGCCCCGACCACCTACCCGCCATTCAAGATGCCCTGCGTATATCGCTGTTGTCCGGTATGCGGATGGCAGAGATACTGACCCTGTGGGTCGAGGAGGTCAGAGAGGACAAAGACGGGCTAACCTTCGACATCCAACAAGGGAAGACCGAAGCCGCCGCCCGCCCTGTTCCCGTGCATTCGACCCTATTGGACATTGTGCGGCGTAGGACAGCGGGCAAAGACGGCAAGGCTTGGCTATTTGAGGAGTTGCAGTCCGAGCGTGACGCTGGAGACACGTTTAGCAAACGCTTTGCACGATACCGCAAGGCGCTTGGGGTCGATGAAGTCCGAGAAGGGAAGCGCCGCAGTCTAGTGAATTTCCATTCTGCGCGCCGATGGTTCGCCACGGCAGCAGACCGCGCAGGGCAACAAGAGGCCGTTATCAAGGATGTGATCGGCCACGTTCCTGACCGCAAGAACGTCACCCGCGCGTCTTACATCGCCCGCTCTTCAGCAGCGCAAATGCGCGCCTGTGTTGAGGCTGTCGCTTTACCGGAAGTCGCCTGA
- a CDS encoding DUF2711 family protein translates to MYVNTPYNGRILDIYSEHFSRVWVVLSPFLRPQTIPFERFVPGTYPTRNEILADCEPVRWEEVLRIGGFDTLSDLDIALRSYIHGLTQPNQRLADQLDNMIEGQNLIPPTEGDLAPHNERKFLLRLKSLGHSHVLVYSEFGDFVDRMAIDEMIVKDCIPPHGVISTDDGSFLVASHWDSCCSFLCAKGCDDEFNDLEKFLCTDITHVYWGLFPI, encoded by the coding sequence ATGTACGTTAATACTCCCTACAATGGCAGGATACTTGACATCTATTCCGAGCACTTTTCGCGCGTTTGGGTGGTTTTGTCGCCATTCCTGAGGCCACAGACGATCCCTTTTGAACGGTTCGTTCCGGGAACATACCCGACGAGAAATGAAATTCTTGCTGACTGCGAACCGGTGAGATGGGAGGAAGTACTACGCATAGGAGGTTTCGACACACTAAGCGATCTTGATATCGCCTTAAGGTCTTACATTCATGGCCTGACGCAACCGAACCAGCGCCTAGCAGATCAGCTCGATAATATGATCGAAGGGCAAAATCTTATCCCACCGACGGAAGGCGATCTTGCCCCGCACAATGAACGCAAATTTCTTTTGCGTCTGAAAAGCTTGGGTCACTCCCATGTTCTTGTATATAGCGAGTTCGGGGATTTCGTTGACCGGATGGCCATAGACGAGATGATTGTCAAAGACTGCATTCCACCGCACGGCGTGATTTCGACTGACGACGGGTCTTTCCTAGTCGCATCGCATTGGGACAGTTGCTGCTCATTTCTATGCGCCAAAGGCTGTGACGACGAGTTCAATGACCTTGAAAAGTTCCTCTGCACAGACATAACACACGTATACTGGGGTCTCTTTCCAATCTGA
- a CDS encoding recombinase family protein encodes MATILYARVSTIDQNISHQRTQAEQAGFVLDEVIADEGVSGVTVPLAERPQGKRLFDKLRAGDTLVVRWVDRLGRNYQDVTDTIRQFMGQGVVIRTVINGMTFDGSTKDPVQQAVRDALIAFMAATAQSQAEVTKDAQRAGIAAAREKVGRYRGRKPSYDEDTLETVLDLHRAGGKLLTIAKDLGLSRSTVRHIVGDPQRAREVLARWDKGEE; translated from the coding sequence ATGGCAACCATCCTCTACGCCCGCGTCTCGACCATCGACCAGAACATCAGCCACCAGCGCACCCAAGCCGAACAAGCGGGCTTCGTGCTGGATGAAGTTATCGCTGATGAAGGCGTCTCCGGCGTCACCGTTCCCCTCGCAGAGCGCCCACAGGGCAAGCGGCTGTTCGACAAGCTGCGGGCGGGGGATACGCTTGTGGTCCGCTGGGTGGATCGGCTTGGGCGCAACTATCAAGACGTGACGGACACGATCCGCCAGTTCATGGGGCAGGGGGTCGTGATCCGCACCGTCATCAACGGCATGACCTTCGACGGCTCCACGAAAGACCCCGTTCAGCAAGCCGTGAGAGACGCGCTGATAGCCTTCATGGCCGCGACAGCACAATCCCAAGCCGAAGTCACGAAGGACGCCCAGCGCGCGGGCATAGCCGCTGCGAGGGAGAAGGTGGGCCGCTATCGCGGGCGTAAGCCCAGCTACGACGAAGACACGTTAGAGACTGTGCTTGACCTCCACCGCGCTGGTGGCAAGCTGCTGACGATAGCGAAGGACTTGGGGCTGTCTCGGAGCACTGTCCGACATATCGTGGGCGATCCGCAGCGGGCACGGGAAGTGTTGGCGCGCTGGGATAAGGGCGAGGAGTAA
- a CDS encoding excalibur calcium-binding domain-containing protein, whose protein sequence is MSKLRIALVSLVGALALSACNTPKALQSRYDTMSTASLWIEHGSTLTEPLALAFVEAELGMRGETSNRSDYIGRRTASAYRQSLYTRSASPVYDRNCSDFPSAAAAQQFFLRSGGPVSDPHGLDRDGDGFACEWGRSVSQWANAGRTRVAREMAAISRPRVTASRTCYTGPRGGRYTITSSGNRNYGGC, encoded by the coding sequence ATGAGTAAACTTCGGATTGCACTGGTGAGCTTGGTTGGTGCGCTTGCTCTATCGGCGTGTAACACGCCTAAAGCGTTGCAGAGCAGATACGACACCATGAGCACTGCATCGCTCTGGATTGAGCACGGCAGCACACTGACTGAGCCTCTAGCGCTTGCTTTCGTTGAGGCCGAGCTTGGTATGCGGGGGGAGACGAGCAACCGTTCCGATTACATCGGAAGACGAACTGCGAGCGCATATCGCCAAAGCCTATACACGCGGTCGGCATCCCCCGTGTATGATCGGAACTGCAGTGATTTCCCTAGTGCAGCCGCCGCCCAACAGTTTTTCCTAAGAAGTGGTGGACCCGTTTCTGATCCGCATGGGCTTGATCGCGATGGCGATGGCTTCGCATGTGAGTGGGGGCGCAGTGTGAGCCAATGGGCAAATGCTGGTCGAACACGCGTTGCGCGTGAGATGGCTGCGATTTCACGACCGCGAGTTACAGCGAGCCGCACATGCTACACTGGTCCTAGAGGCGGAAGATACACAATTACGTCCAGCGGAAATCGCAACTACGGTGGATGCTAG